A single region of the Octopus bimaculoides isolate UCB-OBI-ISO-001 chromosome 6, ASM119413v2, whole genome shotgun sequence genome encodes:
- the LOC106876476 gene encoding histone-lysine N-methyltransferase SETMAR-like, translating to MKYEPITPEPRSNGRELSRNSISPLLSGSVPFIVILGIKPMEDKNFMKQQIRHCLLYEFRKKSTATEAMKNIYEVYPDAAKARTCQLWFKKFKDGDCDISDKRRSGRRPTLNDYLLNATIVSDPCQRTRYLAQKFNVSCLAIHEHLKQIGKTCKEGIWVPHELTLENQRQRSICSSLLTRNNNLSFLQRIVTADEK from the coding sequence ATGAAATATGAACCAATCACGCCAGAGCCAAGGTCGAATGGGCGGGAATTGTCTAGAAATAGTATATCACCTCTTCTATCCGGTAGTGTGCCATTCATAGTTATTTTGGGAATTAAACCCATGGAGGATAAGAACTTTATGAAACAACAAATTCGCCATTGCTTACTGTATGAGTTTCGAAAGAAAAGTACTGCTACAGAAGCAATGAAAAACATTTATGAAGTGTATCCAGATGCAGCGAAAGCTCGTACATGTCAGTTGTGGTTTAAAAAGTTTAAAGATGGTGATTGTGATATATCCGACAAGCGACGTTCTGGAAGACGACCCACTCTGAATGACTATCTTTTGAATGCGACCATTGTATCAGATCCATGTCAAAGGACCAGATATTTGGCacaaaaatttaatgtttcaTGTTTAGCTATCCATGAACATCTCAAGCAAATTGGAAAAACATGCAAAGAAGGAATTTGGGTTCCACATGAGCTTACGCTTGAGAACCAAAGACAACGTTCCATCTGCAGCAGTCTTCTAACCAGGAATAACAACCTTTCATTTCTGCAGCGCATTGTTACAGCTGATGAAAAATAG